Proteins encoded within one genomic window of Thermomicrobiales bacterium:
- a CDS encoding ABC transporter substrate-binding protein, translated as MAQKDHFEETFRSFITGDLNRRSFMLRSAGLAGAAAAATVPGVARFGTALAQDATPPADVVMGGTLRMGMQSDPGTLDPQLQSLTATWHVVEFIYNRLTKVNPDLSVALELAESVDISEDGLTYTFKLHPANFHNGRPVVAEDVVFSFNRLIAPETASPSAADLASMASIEAPDDSTVVITLKQPDASFLAMISGQSCIIIPKEVIEEHGDLSQVAIGSGPFKFVEYVPNTHIKLEKNTDYFEAGVPYLDALEMLIAAEDNSRTAALIQGTVDFIEYAPSQDIPILESDSSIQLAGNSIQQIRMIGFNLTREPFTNPQVRKAISMAIDRGPIIDAALSGYGTPTEQIFAATFWPSLGELEIPAPDIEGAKALLAEAGFPDGFDTTITSWAEYGFLKNTAVVVQEQLKQIGINAELNLLDTGSMGQTVYIDKDFDMAVTGDSGFVDPNGLVFGNFYTGEGGNFVGYSNPQADELISQGIAVTDQAARTEIYQQLSELLMEELPWVCLYIGQQYEAMKSYVMGYEHIPTGSNLSIVRVWLDQ; from the coding sequence TTGGCTCAGAAAGATCACTTCGAAGAGACGTTTCGCTCGTTCATCACGGGCGATCTGAACCGCCGCAGCTTCATGCTGCGTTCCGCCGGTCTGGCCGGCGCCGCCGCAGCTGCCACGGTTCCTGGCGTAGCCCGTTTCGGCACTGCCCTTGCGCAGGATGCAACCCCGCCGGCCGATGTCGTCATGGGCGGGACGCTGCGCATGGGCATGCAGTCCGACCCAGGCACGCTCGATCCGCAGCTCCAGTCCCTCACGGCGACCTGGCACGTGGTCGAGTTCATCTACAACCGCCTCACCAAGGTCAATCCGGATCTCTCGGTCGCGCTCGAGCTCGCAGAGTCGGTGGACATTTCCGAGGATGGCCTCACCTATACCTTCAAGCTGCATCCAGCCAATTTCCACAACGGTCGACCAGTGGTCGCCGAGGATGTGGTTTTCAGCTTCAACCGCCTGATCGCCCCGGAAACGGCCTCCCCATCGGCGGCGGACCTGGCATCCATGGCGTCTATCGAGGCGCCGGATGACAGCACGGTCGTTATCACCCTCAAGCAGCCGGATGCGTCCTTCCTGGCGATGATTTCCGGCCAGTCGTGCATCATCATTCCGAAGGAAGTCATCGAGGAGCATGGCGATCTCTCGCAGGTGGCCATTGGCTCCGGACCGTTCAAGTTCGTCGAGTACGTGCCGAACACGCACATCAAGCTCGAGAAGAACACCGACTACTTCGAGGCGGGCGTGCCGTACCTGGATGCACTGGAGATGCTGATCGCCGCTGAGGACAACTCGCGCACCGCGGCGCTCATTCAGGGCACGGTCGATTTCATCGAGTACGCTCCTTCGCAGGATATTCCCATTCTCGAGTCGGACTCCAGCATCCAGCTGGCAGGCAATTCGATTCAGCAGATTCGCATGATCGGCTTCAATCTCACCCGCGAGCCGTTCACCAATCCGCAGGTGCGCAAGGCCATTTCCATGGCGATCGACCGCGGCCCGATCATCGATGCTGCTCTTTCCGGATATGGCACGCCGACCGAGCAGATCTTCGCCGCGACCTTCTGGCCGAGTCTGGGCGAGCTCGAGATCCCCGCGCCGGACATCGAAGGCGCCAAGGCCCTGCTGGCCGAAGCCGGTTTCCCGGATGGGTTCGACACCACGATCACCAGCTGGGCCGAATACGGCTTCCTCAAGAACACCGCTGTCGTGGTGCAGGAACAACTCAAGCAGATCGGCATCAACGCCGAGCTCAACTTGCTCGATACCGGCTCCATGGGCCAGACCGTCTACATCGACAAGGACTTCGATATGGCGGTCACCGGAGACTCAGGTTTCGTCGATCCGAACGGCCTCGTCTTCGGCAATTTCTACACGGGTGAAGGCGGTAACTTCGTCGGCTATTCCAACCCGCAGGCCGACGAACTGATTTCGCAGGGAATCGCTGTTACCGACCAGGCCGCCCGCACCGAGATCTACCAGCAGCTCTCCGAGCTCCTGATGGAAGAGCTCCCGTGGGTCTGCTTGTACATCGGTCAGCAGTACGAGGCGATGAAGTCCTACGTCATGGGCTACGAGCACATCCCGACCGGCTCGAACCTCTCCATCGTCCGCGTCTGGCTCGACCAGTAG
- a CDS encoding ABC transporter substrate-binding protein, which yields MSNDQFEAMFRSFLKGDLSRRNLMIRTAGLAGAAAAVTSTGTGLVGSAYAQDATPGDPADVKPGGTLRMGMQSDPGGLDPQLNSATALWKATELIYSFLTQVNPDLTVRPDLAKSWEISEDGLTYTFKLNPATFHNGRAVVAADVKYSFERLVDPATASPTAGSLVSMQSIEAPDDETVVITLTQPNAAFLVELSGMGCIIIPKEVVEEHGDLMQVAVGSGPFKFVEYVPNTHIKLEKNPDYFESGLPYLDAVEMLIAAEDNSRTAALIQGTVDFIEYVPSQDIPILEADSSIKLAGNSIQQIRMIAFNLTREPFDNPQVRKAISMAVDRGPIIDAALSGYGTPTEQIFAADFWASLGEREIPAPDIEGAKALLAEAGFPDGIKTTLTGWAEYGFLKNAAVVVQEQLKQIGIEAELNLLDTGSMLQTVYTDFDFDVVVTGDSTYVDPNSLIYRNFKTGEGGNFSQYSDPEMDQLIDDGIATTDLAARTEIYQTISEKLLVDLPWVCLFIGQQYEAMKTYVMGYEHIPTGSNISVRQVWLDQ from the coding sequence GTGAGCAACGATCAGTTCGAAGCAATGTTTCGTTCATTTCTCAAGGGAGACCTGTCCCGCCGAAATCTGATGATTCGGACTGCCGGTCTTGCTGGCGCTGCGGCGGCAGTTACCTCCACCGGAACCGGTCTCGTCGGCTCCGCCTACGCGCAGGATGCCACTCCGGGCGATCCAGCAGATGTCAAGCCGGGCGGAACGCTCCGCATGGGTATGCAATCCGATCCGGGTGGGCTCGATCCGCAGCTCAACTCCGCGACGGCATTGTGGAAAGCGACCGAGCTGATCTACAGCTTCCTGACCCAGGTGAATCCCGATCTCACGGTCCGGCCAGACCTGGCCAAGTCCTGGGAGATTTCCGAGGACGGGTTGACCTATACCTTCAAGCTGAATCCCGCTACCTTCCACAATGGGCGCGCGGTCGTGGCCGCGGATGTGAAGTACAGCTTCGAGCGGCTGGTGGATCCCGCCACCGCGTCGCCGACGGCTGGCTCGCTGGTTTCCATGCAATCCATCGAAGCCCCGGATGACGAAACGGTCGTGATCACGCTGACCCAGCCGAACGCGGCCTTCCTGGTCGAGCTTTCCGGTATGGGATGCATCATCATCCCGAAGGAAGTCGTCGAGGAGCATGGCGACCTAATGCAGGTCGCGGTCGGCTCCGGACCGTTCAAGTTCGTCGAGTACGTGCCGAACACGCACATCAAGCTCGAGAAAAACCCGGACTACTTCGAATCCGGTTTGCCGTATCTCGACGCCGTGGAGATGTTGATCGCCGCCGAGGACAATTCGCGCACTGCGGCGCTGATTCAGGGAACGGTCGATTTCATCGAGTATGTGCCGTCGCAGGATATTCCAATCCTGGAGGCGGACTCCAGCATCAAGCTGGCTGGCAACTCCATCCAGCAGATCCGGATGATCGCGTTCAATCTCACCCGCGAGCCGTTCGACAACCCGCAGGTGCGCAAGGCCATCTCCATGGCGGTCGACCGCGGCCCGATCATCGACGCAGCCCTCTCGGGATACGGCACGCCGACCGAGCAGATCTTTGCCGCTGACTTCTGGGCCAGTCTGGGCGAGCGCGAGATTCCCGCGCCCGACATCGAAGGCGCCAAAGCGCTCTTGGCCGAGGCTGGGTTCCCTGACGGGATCAAGACGACGCTCACCGGCTGGGCGGAATATGGCTTCCTGAAAAACGCCGCTGTCGTGGTGCAGGAGCAGCTCAAGCAGATCGGTATCGAAGCCGAGCTCAACCTGCTCGATACCGGTTCCATGCTGCAGACGGTCTACACAGACTTCGACTTCGACGTGGTCGTGACGGGCGACAGCACCTACGTCGATCCAAACAGCCTGATCTATCGCAATTTCAAGACCGGGGAGGGCGGAAACTTCAGCCAATACTCCGATCCCGAGATGGACCAGCTGATCGACGACGGCATCGCGACCACCGATCTTGCTGCCCGTACCGAGATCTACCAGACGATCTCCGAGAAACTGTTGGTCGATCTCCCCTGGGTTTGTCTCTTCATCGGCCAGCAATACGAGGCGATGAAGACCTATGTGATGGGCTACGAGCACATCCCGACTGGTTCGAACATCTCTGTCCGGCAGGTCTGGCTCGACCAGTAG
- a CDS encoding chlorohydrolase family protein, translating into MTRTSISGRWVVGSDGASHRLIENGSVVFSDNHIEFVGRDFPGDVDREIDAGDTLIAPGFVDLDALFDLDTTVLGFDNQPGWKKGRIWADDYVASGPTEAYSFEEEAFQHRYAMAQLLLGGVTTALPIRSLLYREWAESYAENAQAAEDAAALGLRVYLGPSYRTGYGTVDGSGRLGIHWELERGYRGIEDAIRFVRDFDGAHDGLVRGFLQPDRIEYCTEELLIRTRDAGDELGCPVRLHCCQGTVELQTMQERWGRSSLTVLHDLDFLSARTILPHGVFLGGIDPTPEQIEREIGWLVESGASIVHCPLVMARHADVMRSFPSMRQAGVRIGMGTDTWPPDFWLNLHVGILTARIADGSMEANCADYFTAATIGGADALGRPDLGRLMPGALADIVVWDLSGPHLGQLPDPIQRLVLGGSRRDARMVIVDGRVVVENGRLPGVDLEAWEARARSQFRTVMEHAVARSIGHPPVEQLYLPTFPLA; encoded by the coding sequence GTGACGCGAACGAGCATTTCCGGACGATGGGTGGTAGGCAGCGATGGTGCATCGCACCGGCTGATCGAGAACGGATCTGTCGTCTTCTCGGACAACCACATCGAGTTCGTGGGTCGCGATTTTCCAGGTGACGTGGATCGGGAGATCGATGCCGGTGACACGCTGATCGCGCCGGGATTTGTCGATCTGGACGCCTTGTTCGACCTGGACACGACCGTACTGGGGTTCGACAACCAACCCGGCTGGAAGAAGGGCCGCATCTGGGCGGACGACTACGTCGCTTCTGGTCCGACCGAAGCCTATTCCTTTGAAGAGGAAGCGTTTCAGCATCGCTACGCGATGGCGCAGCTTCTGCTTGGGGGAGTCACCACCGCTCTCCCCATTCGCTCGCTGCTCTATCGGGAGTGGGCCGAGTCGTACGCAGAGAACGCGCAGGCCGCGGAGGACGCCGCGGCACTGGGGCTTCGGGTCTACCTGGGTCCGTCCTATCGCACCGGATACGGCACGGTCGATGGGTCAGGAAGGCTCGGCATTCACTGGGAGCTCGAGCGCGGTTACCGGGGAATCGAGGACGCGATTCGGTTCGTGCGCGATTTCGACGGTGCGCACGATGGTCTGGTGCGCGGGTTTCTGCAACCGGACCGGATCGAGTACTGCACCGAGGAGCTCCTGATCCGCACGCGGGACGCGGGCGACGAACTGGGATGTCCCGTGCGCTTGCACTGCTGCCAGGGAACGGTCGAGCTCCAGACCATGCAGGAACGCTGGGGGCGTTCATCGTTGACAGTGCTGCACGATCTCGATTTTCTCAGCGCACGGACGATCCTGCCGCATGGCGTATTTCTGGGCGGAATCGACCCAACGCCGGAGCAGATCGAACGAGAGATCGGGTGGTTGGTCGAATCGGGCGCCTCGATCGTGCATTGCCCGCTGGTGATGGCGCGGCACGCCGATGTGATGCGCTCGTTTCCCTCCATGCGGCAGGCCGGAGTGCGCATCGGGATGGGAACGGACACCTGGCCGCCGGATTTCTGGCTCAATCTGCACGTTGGCATCCTGACCGCGCGCATCGCGGATGGCTCGATGGAGGCCAACTGCGCGGACTACTTCACGGCAGCGACGATCGGCGGGGCCGATGCCTTGGGCCGTCCGGACCTGGGTCGCCTCATGCCGGGCGCGCTCGCGGACATCGTGGTGTGGGACCTCTCAGGGCCGCATCTGGGGCAACTGCCCGATCCGATCCAAAGACTCGTGCTCGGCGGGAGCCGCCGGGATGCCCGCATGGTCATCGTGGATGGACGAGTGGTGGTCGAGAACGGTCGACTGCCTGGGGTGGACCTGGAGGCATGGGAGGCCAGGGCGCGCTCGCAATTCCGCACGGTGATGGAGCATGCGGTTGCGCGTTCGATCGGGCATCCGCCTGTCGAGCAGCTCTACCTGCCCACGTTTCCCCTCGCCTGA
- a CDS encoding MarR family transcriptional regulator, whose translation MNDRVDDSQLIFSTYLHYRRWISQLVPSLIPDVEVSFQQLNVLYLVRTLNASMAEISRVLGVAPTVITGLVDRLESRGLIRREAHPSDRRRIQLVLTERGMEISTHVEKELVSRMKNEVAKLDPAAQQQMRVGLEIFEQVTLGLNASLEQSED comes from the coding sequence ATGAACGACCGTGTCGATGATTCGCAATTGATTTTTTCGACGTATTTGCATTACCGGAGATGGATTTCACAACTCGTCCCTTCGCTCATTCCGGATGTCGAAGTCAGTTTTCAGCAGCTCAATGTGCTCTATCTGGTCCGCACCCTCAACGCCTCGATGGCAGAGATCTCCCGTGTCCTGGGGGTCGCGCCAACCGTCATCACCGGGCTGGTCGACCGGTTGGAATCGCGCGGGCTCATCCGGCGTGAGGCGCATCCGTCCGACCGCCGTCGTATCCAACTCGTGCTGACCGAGCGTGGGATGGAAATCAGCACCCATGTCGAGAAAGAACTCGTCTCCCGCATGAAAAACGAGGTTGCAAAACTCGACCCTGCGGCACAGCAGCAAATGCGAGTGGGCCTGGAAATCTTCGAACAAGTCACCTTGGGTCTGAATGCGAGTCTCGAGCAGAGCGAGGATTAG
- a CDS encoding EVE domain-containing protein — MTTLNGLLPALTGNENVWLFQSNVPQFSIAKTVDALEIGDVGIWYVREHVDELRGGDLVLLWEEGENAGLYALGTLVGAPYEGEPLEEGGAPAKWIRWRLDATLNPPITKAELREHDVLKGLKHFDRKDATNLPVDTEQWTALKSMLDTPSGFEPVLGS; from the coding sequence ATGACAACTCTGAACGGTTTGCTTCCGGCGCTCACCGGCAACGAAAACGTCTGGCTCTTCCAATCGAATGTTCCGCAGTTCAGCATCGCCAAGACGGTCGACGCGCTCGAAATCGGCGATGTCGGCATTTGGTATGTGCGCGAGCATGTCGACGAGCTGCGTGGCGGCGATCTGGTGTTGCTCTGGGAAGAGGGCGAGAACGCCGGACTCTACGCGCTCGGCACGCTGGTTGGCGCGCCATATGAGGGCGAACCGCTGGAAGAGGGTGGAGCGCCAGCAAAATGGATACGTTGGCGACTGGACGCAACCTTGAATCCGCCCATCACCAAAGCTGAGCTACGCGAGCACGACGTGCTGAAGGGGCTGAAGCACTTCGACCGCAAGGATGCGACCAATCTGCCGGTCGACACGGAGCAGTGGACAGCGTTGAAGTCCATGCTCGATACCCCATCTGGCTTCGAACCGGTACTGGGCTCGTAA
- a CDS encoding acyl-CoA thioesterase, with the protein MDGRPASESEIVLRQLMLPEHANPFGNVHGAWVFKLMDEAAGTAAMRHCRARVVTRLIDQMTFDAPVHVGDLVHVSARITWTGRTSLEVATTVVAEQPLSGATRKANSAYLVFVALDGNGSPLPVPQLLLETPEDHANWVAAEARRAHRLSRA; encoded by the coding sequence ATGGACGGGCGACCGGCATCGGAAAGTGAGATCGTGCTGCGGCAGCTCATGCTTCCGGAGCACGCCAACCCGTTCGGAAACGTGCACGGGGCGTGGGTGTTCAAACTAATGGATGAAGCAGCCGGCACCGCCGCGATGCGTCATTGCCGTGCCCGCGTCGTAACCAGACTGATCGACCAAATGACCTTCGATGCGCCGGTCCATGTGGGCGATCTGGTGCATGTCTCTGCCCGGATCACGTGGACCGGGCGCACGAGTTTGGAAGTCGCGACGACAGTGGTAGCCGAGCAACCACTTTCGGGTGCAACTCGCAAGGCGAACTCGGCGTACCTGGTCTTTGTGGCCCTGGATGGCAACGGTTCGCCGCTGCCGGTCCCGCAGCTGCTGCTCGAGACTCCTGAAGATCATGCGAATTGGGTGGCAGCTGAGGCGCGCCGAGCCCATCGGCTGTCACGCGCGTGA
- a CDS encoding DEAD/DEAH box helicase → MTSTQFADPVVIEAAPSFASYRIGPQTLRALEKMGIETPTPIQAQAVPALLDGHDVIGQARTGSGKTLAFGIPALELVDPSIKAVQVLVLTPTRELATQVAEVFEKLSDGRGITVGLLFGGRAAGPQRMMLRQGAHVIVGTPGRVLDMLNQGALWLDKVRYLVLDEADEMLDRGFAPDVERILGRTTSARQTALFSATVPEWVRKTADRHLNDPIEVTVDPGPENIAPVPHTAYDVPNDDKMAVLKELLDQQGEGSIIVFGRTKHGVKKLARQLQAAGYPVAALQGNLSQNARDEVMDNFRNGRVRILLATNVAARGLDISHVEQVINMELPESPQLLTHRVGRTGRMGRQGQAITLLSKEDGAKWRQLERGLGRKIDRKPWPGAIDALADTGEAIPTEMAEHHQPPHKPASHDHAIVAHGEGRRRAPRPARTEPKAATWDGNPLPFSVAGDSVRPSQPAAAHGNRREDGQRSRRNRPEPNGNRKDPVTVEVEVDGNRWDYDSRAERDRRRQSRNGIRPIAPVLYSNRSVHESPSAQDRPRREPTSQRSSRTESNGQGNGSGRSQNNRRVAPAGSDSNQRFDIECAACGVATSVPFKPDSGRPVYCRDCYNAMRPESAGRSRSNRGRQSQESRQAQSA, encoded by the coding sequence TTGACTTCTACCCAATTCGCCGATCCGGTGGTGATCGAGGCTGCGCCTTCGTTCGCCTCCTACCGTATCGGCCCACAAACGCTTCGTGCCCTGGAAAAGATGGGCATCGAAACCCCGACCCCGATCCAGGCGCAAGCCGTTCCCGCACTTCTCGATGGACATGATGTCATTGGCCAGGCCCGCACCGGATCTGGCAAGACGCTCGCTTTTGGTATTCCCGCGCTCGAACTGGTCGATCCATCGATCAAGGCCGTGCAGGTGCTGGTGCTGACCCCGACGCGAGAACTCGCCACCCAGGTGGCCGAGGTTTTCGAGAAGTTGAGCGATGGCCGCGGCATCACGGTCGGTCTGCTTTTCGGTGGCCGCGCGGCCGGGCCGCAACGCATGATGTTGCGCCAGGGCGCGCACGTGATCGTCGGTACCCCGGGCCGTGTGCTGGACATGCTGAACCAGGGCGCGCTCTGGCTCGACAAGGTGCGCTACCTTGTGCTCGATGAAGCCGACGAAATGCTCGACCGTGGTTTTGCGCCCGATGTCGAGCGGATTCTTGGCCGCACCACATCGGCTCGGCAGACTGCGCTCTTCTCCGCCACCGTGCCGGAATGGGTGCGCAAGACGGCCGACCGGCATCTGAACGATCCCATCGAAGTGACCGTCGATCCCGGCCCGGAGAATATCGCTCCAGTGCCGCACACCGCCTATGACGTTCCCAATGACGACAAGATGGCTGTGCTGAAGGAACTGCTCGATCAGCAGGGAGAAGGCTCGATCATCGTCTTTGGCCGCACCAAGCATGGGGTCAAGAAGCTCGCGCGTCAGCTGCAGGCCGCCGGTTATCCGGTTGCCGCGCTGCAGGGCAATCTCTCCCAGAACGCGCGAGACGAGGTGATGGACAACTTCCGTAATGGACGTGTCCGCATCCTGTTGGCCACCAACGTAGCCGCCCGTGGGCTCGATATCTCACATGTCGAGCAGGTCATCAACATGGAGTTGCCGGAATCGCCCCAGTTGCTGACGCACCGTGTTGGCCGCACCGGCCGCATGGGACGTCAGGGACAAGCGATTACCTTGCTCAGCAAGGAAGACGGCGCCAAGTGGCGTCAGTTGGAGCGAGGTCTGGGGCGCAAAATCGACCGCAAACCCTGGCCGGGCGCGATCGACGCGCTGGCTGATACCGGCGAGGCGATCCCAACCGAGATGGCGGAGCACCACCAACCGCCGCATAAGCCGGCCAGCCACGATCATGCCATCGTCGCGCATGGCGAGGGGCGTCGGCGCGCTCCGCGCCCGGCACGCACCGAGCCAAAAGCCGCTACGTGGGACGGCAATCCGCTTCCCTTCTCGGTAGCTGGTGACAGTGTTCGTCCCAGCCAACCGGCGGCCGCGCATGGCAACCGTCGGGAGGACGGGCAGCGATCTCGCCGCAACCGTCCGGAGCCGAACGGCAACCGCAAGGATCCAGTGACTGTCGAAGTCGAGGTCGATGGCAATCGCTGGGACTACGACTCTCGCGCCGAGCGGGATCGTCGCCGCCAGTCGCGCAATGGCATTCGCCCGATCGCGCCGGTGCTCTATTCCAACCGTTCGGTTCACGAGTCGCCCAGCGCGCAGGATCGGCCGCGCCGCGAGCCAACGTCGCAGCGCTCATCGCGAACTGAGTCCAATGGTCAGGGCAACGGCTCCGGCCGCTCCCAGAACAATCGCCGTGTCGCCCCTGCCGGTAGCGACTCCAACCAGCGATTCGATATCGAATGCGCGGCCTGCGGTGTCGCCACGTCGGTGCCGTTCAAGCCCGATTCGGGCCGCCCGGTCTACTGCCGCGATTGCTACAACGCCATGCGCCCCGAAAGCGCCGGCCGTAGCCGATCGAATCGCGGCCGCCAATCGCAGGAATCTCGCCAGGCGCAGTCCGCGTAG
- a CDS encoding LuxR C-terminal-related transcriptional regulator, with the protein MKQLQSQEPDIKMRDVERKVTEMRVLHRPPAIQRSFEAPVHELAPFPIPRLPLPLTSFVGRARELTIVGALLNRTDVRLVTLTGPGGVGKTRLALRVAEEWQAEFTDGVAYVPLADERDPDRLAAVVAESIGGFGQTTGDPADAVESYLASRAYLLILDNFEHLLEAAPVLARWLSHCPWLTILVTSRFCLRVSGEHEVAIRPLPLPVAETDCSLAALRAVPSVQLFLERAQAARSDFALNPANAAAIAALCSRLEGLPLAIELAAARMSHMGPGDLLERLGGRLPLLMDGPHDQPDRLRSLERAIAWSFDLLTTSEQILLQQLSVFAGGFDLDAAEAVAGIGSGTIDGIASLVNKSFLEAQEAKGVSRYTMLESIREFAALRLDAAADTNSIRDRHAAYFVELAEREDVSIWGGHGHRQSLDRLERDLANMRVALAWLDASGSGPALLRLAAALSGIWHYRSHWREARVWLNKGLLMGGASAPRARAIALAKLTVLDRDLLEGPDAAKAAEAVDIFRAIEDERGVGRSLLLASTLVASDDVGRQLALLEASEFHSTRARSPTSLGWVQLGYASLHRRTGDLSRAREHMREAVACFRQDEFLFGITCALIELAVIESKLGNRHCAANLFREAIGLWPETRSKELLFNAMSRIAEFAFVAGQMEAAVSLLSSLDALGQSASLQASPIVLERADHLRAQVITQLGEDRFAAAWAGGRQATVDRLITGAMDLLASIGTAASAGERPLGGLTEREGDVIRLLSQGKSNREIAAELSISESTAISHVRNILSKLGVSSRTAAAAWAIRHGFDQPL; encoded by the coding sequence GTGAAACAGCTGCAGTCGCAAGAGCCGGATATCAAGATGAGGGATGTCGAGCGAAAAGTGACGGAAATGCGTGTGTTGCATCGGCCTCCAGCCATTCAGCGTTCGTTCGAGGCGCCCGTTCACGAACTTGCGCCTTTTCCGATTCCTCGACTGCCCTTGCCATTGACCTCGTTCGTGGGGCGTGCGAGGGAACTCACCATCGTTGGCGCCCTGCTGAATCGAACCGATGTACGGTTGGTGACCCTGACCGGACCAGGCGGGGTGGGGAAGACACGTCTGGCCCTCCGTGTGGCAGAGGAGTGGCAGGCGGAGTTCACAGATGGGGTCGCGTATGTGCCCCTTGCGGATGAGCGCGATCCCGACCGGTTGGCTGCCGTTGTCGCCGAGTCGATTGGCGGTTTCGGCCAGACGACCGGAGACCCCGCCGATGCGGTCGAGTCCTATCTTGCCAGCCGTGCCTACCTCCTGATCCTCGACAACTTCGAGCACCTGCTCGAAGCGGCGCCCGTGCTGGCGCGATGGCTCTCGCATTGCCCTTGGCTCACCATATTGGTCACCAGTCGATTTTGCTTGCGCGTCAGCGGCGAGCATGAAGTCGCCATCCGCCCGCTTCCCCTTCCGGTAGCAGAAACGGACTGTTCGCTCGCGGCCCTGCGCGCTGTCCCATCTGTCCAGCTCTTTCTGGAGCGCGCGCAAGCCGCGCGTTCCGATTTCGCCCTGAACCCAGCGAATGCCGCAGCGATTGCGGCTCTCTGCTCGCGCCTCGAAGGACTCCCGCTCGCCATCGAGTTGGCGGCCGCACGCATGTCTCACATGGGACCGGGTGATCTCCTGGAACGGCTGGGCGGCAGATTGCCATTGCTCATGGACGGACCACACGATCAACCCGATCGCCTTCGCTCGCTCGAGCGGGCGATCGCGTGGAGTTTCGATCTCCTCACCACCTCGGAGCAGATCTTGTTGCAACAACTGTCTGTCTTCGCCGGTGGGTTCGATCTCGACGCCGCAGAGGCAGTGGCAGGTATCGGTTCCGGGACAATCGACGGCATCGCCTCTCTGGTCAACAAGAGCTTCCTCGAAGCACAGGAGGCCAAAGGTGTCTCCCGCTACACCATGCTGGAGTCGATCCGGGAGTTCGCGGCATTGCGGCTGGACGCGGCGGCGGACACAAACTCGATCAGGGATCGACACGCAGCGTATTTCGTCGAGCTCGCCGAACGCGAAGACGTTTCGATCTGGGGTGGCCATGGACATCGGCAATCGCTGGATCGGCTCGAACGTGATCTCGCAAACATGCGAGTTGCACTGGCGTGGCTCGATGCGTCGGGCAGCGGACCGGCCCTTCTGCGGCTCGCCGCGGCCCTGAGTGGGATTTGGCACTATCGCAGTCACTGGAGAGAAGCGCGCGTGTGGCTGAACAAGGGACTGCTCATGGGGGGAGCATCGGCTCCCAGGGCACGCGCCATCGCGCTCGCCAAGCTGACCGTTCTCGATCGTGACCTGTTGGAAGGTCCCGATGCTGCCAAAGCAGCTGAGGCGGTCGATATCTTTCGCGCAATCGAAGATGAGCGTGGAGTGGGGAGATCGCTTCTTCTGGCATCTACGCTCGTTGCATCGGACGATGTCGGGAGACAGCTCGCGCTTCTCGAAGCATCCGAGTTCCACTCGACCCGGGCTCGGAGCCCGACCAGTTTGGGATGGGTGCAGCTCGGGTACGCGAGTTTGCATCGCCGTACCGGTGATCTCTCTCGCGCGCGTGAGCATATGCGGGAGGCGGTAGCCTGCTTCCGGCAGGATGAGTTTCTGTTCGGCATCACGTGCGCGCTCATCGAGCTGGCAGTCATCGAAAGCAAGCTGGGGAATCGGCATTGCGCAGCCAATCTCTTCAGAGAAGCTATCGGGCTTTGGCCAGAAACGCGCAGCAAGGAACTGCTGTTCAATGCAATGAGCCGCATCGCCGAGTTCGCGTTTGTTGCCGGGCAGATGGAAGCGGCAGTTTCGCTGCTTTCGTCACTCGATGCACTCGGTCAATCTGCGAGTCTGCAAGCATCTCCCATAGTCTTGGAACGCGCCGATCACCTGCGCGCGCAGGTCATCACCCAACTCGGTGAAGATCGATTCGCGGCCGCCTGGGCAGGTGGGCGTCAAGCAACAGTCGATCGCTTGATTACTGGTGCGATGGATCTGCTTGCATCGATTGGCACAGCGGCGTCGGCCGGCGAGCGACCGCTTGGTGGCCTGACCGAACGCGAAGGCGACGTCATTCGCCTGTTGTCGCAAGGGAAGTCCAACCGCGAAATCGCCGCCGAACTCTCGATCAGTGAGTCCACGGCCATCAGCCATGTACGGAACATCTTGTCCAAACTTGGGGTCAGCTCCCGCACTGCCGCGGCCGCCTGGGCAATCCGGCATGGGTTCGATCAACCGCTCTGA